A genome region from Primulina eburnea isolate SZY01 chromosome 9, ASM2296580v1, whole genome shotgun sequence includes the following:
- the LOC140840568 gene encoding uncharacterized protein, whose product MMNIYVMINYDGERKKNDEGGFIWSSGAHTKWRGISIDKNNITLDGVADQICEALGLNASQTKLSFCHLPENYATHPSYIQDSRSLKEYLTFFPRIYKTIPKLHVKMVSST is encoded by the coding sequence ATGATGAACATTTATGTGATGATTAACTACGACGGAGAACGGAAGAAAAATGACGAAGGCGGCTTTATATGGTCCAGCGGGGCTCATACCAAATGGAGAGGTATTTCAATCGATAAGAATAATATAACCCTAGATGGAGTGGCCGATCAGATTTGCGAGGCTCTTGGTTTGAACGCTTCGCAAACCAAACTTAGCTTCTGTCATTTGCCAGAAAACTATGCTACACATCCCTCTTACATTCAAGACTCGCGATCTTTGAAAGAATATTTAACCTTTTTTCCGAGAATTTACAAGACCATACCCAAGCTGCACGTAAAGATGGTCTCAAGTACGTGA
- the LOC140840569 gene encoding uncharacterized protein produces the protein MSCLLRHRLRNNTNRTIDLREIDFNGCCTGVIRLEPHETRGNFPAAMYLRHGYNRRTIYKIVIAVDNDMVFGFLIPICFVAYFELIFDIDEGSHTLIVSGIEAQSTDYFPCWCLPLWNCFKDSGRLTDYVLISGFKAVKAKKKRRLRSGQEMMNIYVMINYDGERKKNDEGGFIWSSGAHTKWRGISIDKNNITLDGVADQICEALGLNASQTKLSFCHLPENYATHPSYIQDSRSLKEYLTFFPRIYKTIPKLHVKMVSST, from the exons ATGTCTTGTCTCCTTCGACACCGGTTGAGAAACAACACTAACAGAACCATCGACCTGAGGGAGATAGACTTTAATGGCTGTTGCACGGGAGTGATACGGCTGGAACCACACGAAACGAGAGGCAACTTCCCAGCTGCTATGTACTTGAGGCACGGTTACAACCGGCGCACCATATATAAGATTGTCATTGCTGTCGACAATGACATGGTATTTGGTTTCCTCATTCCCATCTGTTTTGTTGCATACTTTGAGCTAATCTTTGACATTGACGAGGGCAGTCATACGTTGATCGTGTCTGGTATCGAGGCACAGTCGACGGATTACTTTCCCTGTTG GTGTTTGCCTTTGTGGAACTGTTTTAAAGATAG TGGCAGGCTAACGGACTATGTTTTGATCAGCGGATTCAAGGCCGTTAAAGCTAAGAAAAAGAGACGTCTCCGCTCAGGCCAG GAAATGATGAACATTTATGTGATGATTAACTACGACGGAGAACGGAAGAAAAATGACGAAGGCGGCTTTATATGGTCCAGCGGGGCTCATACCAAATGGAGAGGTATTTCAATCGATAAGAATAATATAACCCTAGATGGAGTGGCCGATCAGATTTGCGAGGCTCTTGGTTTGAACGCTTCGCAAACCAAACTTAGCTTCTGTCATTTGCCAGAAAACTATGCTACACATCCCTCTTACATTCAAGACTCGCGATCTTTGAAAGAATATTTAACCTTTTTTCCGAGAATTTACAAGACCATACCCAAGCTGCACGTAAAGATGGTCTCAAGTACGTGA